Genomic DNA from Wolbachia endosymbiont of Aedes albopictus:
CTCAAGTGTGTCAAGTAAAACAGCCTTCTTGGTTGTCGGCGAAAAACCTGGATCAAAGCACAAAAAAGCTGTGGAACTGGGTGTTAAAATTTTAACCGAGGAGGAATTTTACAAATTAATTCTGGAAGAAAAACCGTAATCTCAACTTTATTTATCTGAACTTTCAAGTTCTTCAGTGGATAAGCCGGTTACTTGGGAAATGGCATCGATAGAAACTCCTAACATAAGTAGATTATTTGCTACTTTGATTCCCTCTACTTTATCAATCTTTTCTTTGTAAATTTGCCTTCTTTGGGATAAAAATTCTACCCATACATCCAGTTCATCTTGTGATTCTTGATTGTTAATTTTTTTTAACTCTCTCGCCCAACTTAATAGCTCTTTTTCTCCTTCACTATCTGTATCTTCGTCTTCACAACAGTTTTCTCCTGTTGATTTAAGTGCCAGATCTTCAGCATTCACTGATAACTTTCTTGCTATTTCCCATAACCTCTCACCGAACATGGTGCTCCCTTGTTCATAGTAATGTATCTGTGGACCTCCTACACCAAGCTCTTTTGCTAATTCCTCTTGCGTATACCCTTGTATTATTCTCCACTTTTTCATTCCATCCCTTTTGTTGGAACGCCTAGAACTTTTTTCTTCTTTATTTTCATATGCGTCATCTGATAAACCTGTTGCTCGGTAGATTATATCGTTAGCAAATCCTGCCTTTAGCATATTCTTCGCCATTCTTATTCTTGCTGCTTTTATAGCACTTTCTTCCTCAGCCCGAATAGATTTGGTTAATGCGTAAATTGCTTTGCGTCCCCTTGTTTTTGCTATGAAATTGGACATCCATTGAGTCTTATCACAACAACGATTTTCTTTGAGTACTTTTTGTCTAGGAAGCAGATCACTCAAGCTAACTGATAATGCGTCTGCTATAATTTGTAATTCCTCATCTGGAATGCTACATACCCCTAGTTCATATCTTCGCAGCGTATGATAGTTTATACCTGTTTTGTCTGCTAAGTCTTTTATGGTATATTTTCTTTTTAACCTCCAGCTTCTTATTTTTTGCGCTATTTTGTATCTTATAGAGATATTTGCCATGCCGCAACGGTTTTACGGAAATAAACATTTATACCCTGTTAATAGGCTTTTTGCTACTTTGTCAAAAGATTAAATTTAGCTTATGTTTATTGGAAGAGCTCGGCTTGGACTGCGATTTATATAAAGCTTTTACGCAGTCCAATTTGAGAAGGAAGCCCTTTGTTTAACGTTTCCTAAAGGCTTCTTGGCTACCTCCACATGTCCTATCCACCCACGATAGTGTTTCACTTGAGCCACTAACCGCCTTTATTTCTTCTGTAACCTTCTCTTTACTCCACTTGCCATCCCTAGGGAAACTTCCTTTTTCTACCGCTTCTTTGACTGTCATTCCCCCAAAAAGGCAACCTTTTCCTACTACTTCGCCTCTTTTTTGTAGTTCAGCCCACATTTCTTGGTTTCCCACTCTTACCTGTACTTGATAGCAGTTTTTTACATCATGGTACAATATAATATTTAGCTTGCCAACACTTGTAGGAAATTCTAACACGACTGAGCTACTCTCTGATACATCAATGTAGTTTCTCTCACCTCCTTTCTCAGTTCTGACTTCAATTTCACTATCGCCCATTTTTATAATGTTACTTCCTAACCCTTTGTCTAGACCTAAATCTCTTGTGCCTTCTAGTACCTTGGCAACCTCTATTTTACTATCCTCAGAGAATTCCATAAAAAATGTTTTGTTGTCCATTTCCACGTCTATTACGGCTCCTCTTTTAACAGCACTTTCACCGACTTTCCTTAGTTCTTCAAGTCGCTTATCTATCTGTGGCTGCATTTCCGGTTGCAGTTCTTTATAAATTTCACCTAACAGTTTATTCTGCAACAGATTGTCATGAAACTCTGCTCCTCTTAGTATTAATTTACTCATTATCTTTTTCTGATCACCTTTTTTGAACTTGTGAAAATGCATACCCAGACTCAGCAAAGCTCCGGCCTCCCTCATCACACCCATTCATCCTCATTCCAGCAGCTATTGCCTCATCTACAACTTTGTTCAGCTCACTTGGATTTTTTGCTGTTACAATTGCACTTTTTAACCGGCTCAATCCTTTACTTTCCCTTGCACTTAGCTTTATTTTTTGCAGTCCTGAAACAAATGGATTTAACCCCTCTGGATAATCTTCTTGATTACTTGCTGGTTTTGTGCCGTAAATACGATCAAGTCCTTCTTCGAAGTTTATTTGGTTTTCGCGACCATCTCTACTAGGGGAAGGCATTGTACCTCCAGGATTTTGGTTATTAATTTTGCTCACAAAGTTAGACGGTTGTATATCAATGCCCTCAAGAGCACTAAATATTTTGCCCAATAACTTGCGGTTAATATTGAACTTACGATTCTTTTTATTTGGGTCTTTTCGAACCATTGTAATTTTTTTACTAGCCATATAAGCCTCCTATATTAAGCATATTATCTAAGTCTATAGAGCAATTTATTGCTTTACTATTAACTTAATATACAAATTATAGAAAGATCTTGTATAATTTGCAACTATTTGTAACAAAAGAATAAAGCTTTTTGGGCTTTTATTCGTTTATTATAACTTAATACACAAGTTATACAAAGATCTTGTATGTTTTACAACTTTTGTGATGTCTTTTTCCAAATCTCAGCTATAGAAATATGCTTTCCTTAAAGCACTTATATTCATATTTCGTATTGCTTCCACTAGCAGTAAATTTCCCAAACCTGAAAAATTTGGTTTATAACAGCTCTCTTTCCTTAAAGCTGCAATATCCTTTGTCTGTCACAATAATGTGATCCTCTAGCTCAATTCCCACTCCTTGACATGCTGACACTAATTCTCTAGTCATAACTTTATCATCTTCTGATGGTTCTAAACTCCCTCCTGGATGGTTGTGAGCTAATATTATTGATGCTGCCTCCATTGATAATGCCTTTTTTACCACTTTCCTTTCAGATAGGTGCACCTCATCTATTGTACCAAAATACACTTCGTCTCTTATCAAACGGTACTGTGTATCCAAATATATTATCTGGACAGCTTCTTTTGCTGAAAAGCCTATACTTACCCTTACATATTCTATGAGCTTTTCTTGGCTATCCATTACAGGGCCTCTCTTTAACCCTTCTCTTAGTGCCCTCTTGTAAGCTTCTTTAACACATTCAATTGCTGCGGCTGCATGTTCGGTCATTCCGTCTATCATTTTCAGGTCATCGATTTCTCGCCCTAAAATTTCTCCTATGCCTGGGCAATTGTCCATTAGATTTTTAGTAACATCTTGAGCTTGGGCCCTGTCATGAACTGCCCCTAGAAGTACTGCCACTATTTCACGATCAAATAGAGCACTTCCTCCTCCGCTTTGTAGTACTCTCTCAATTTTTTCTATAAGTTTTTCACTATTATTCTTGTTATTCATAAAATATACCATTCATTAATAATAAATTGTTTTTAAATGTTTACTGCTATTTTTTTTAGCAGTATTGGCATAAAGCCATCCATTTTGGCGGAAGTCAAGTCAATTTTTTCGATTTTTTTTGTTTATTTTTTTTATGAAAATACAAAAGATATTAATAGATGTTTATTCCCTTAAGCGCGTGTTTAAAAAAATAAGTATCGTTTAAGGCTACTCTGCAGGCAAGCCAGTTATTGAAGAAATAGCATCAACAGAAACACCTAGTATAAGTAGATTATTTGCTACTTTGATCCCCTCTGCTTTATCAATCTTTTCTTTGTAAATTTGCCTTCTTTGGGATAAAAATTCTACCCATACATCCAGTTCATCTTGTGATTCTTGATTGTTAATTTTTTTTAACTCTCTTGCCCAGCTTAATAGCTCTTTTTCTCCTTCATTATCTGTATCTTCGTCTTCACAGCAGTTTTCTTTCGTTGATTTAAGCGCCAGATCTTCAGCATTCACTGATAGTTTTCTTGCTATTTCCCATAACCTTTCACCGAACATGGTGCTCCCTTGTTCATAGTAATGTATCTGTGGACCTCCTACACCAAGCTCTTTTGCTAATTCCTCTTGCGTATACCCTTGTATTATTCTCCACTTTTTCATTCCATCCCTTTTGTTGAAACGCTTAGAACTTTTTTCTTCTTTATTTTCATATTCATCAACTGATAAGCCTGTTGCTCGGTAGATTATATCATTAGCAAATCCTGCCTTTAGCATATTCTTCGCCATTCTTATTCTTGCTGCTTTTATAGCACTTTCTTCCTCAGCCCGAATAGATTTGGTTAATGCGTAAATTGCTTTGCGTCCCCTTGTCTTTTCTATGAAATTGGACATCCATTGAGTCTTATCACAACAACGATTTTCTTTGAGTACTTTTTGTCTAGGAAGCAGATCACTCAAGCTAACTGATAATGCGTCTGCTATAATTTGTAATTCCTCATCTGGAATGCTACATACCCCTAGTTCATATCTTCGCAGCGTATGATAGTTTATACCTGTTTTGTCCGCTAAATCTTTTATGGTATATTTTCTTTTTAACCTCCAGCTTCTTACCTTTTGTGCTATTTTATATCTTGTAGCGTTAGTATGCTTTATACGGCTACTATTAATGTTACTAGCTGTCACTCTTTTTCACACGATTTCAAAACAAACTAACTCTCAGATGCCTGTTGAAAACTAGTATATTCAATGCCTATGCTGTGACAAGCTAAAATGGCACAGGTAACTTATGTTGCTACGGTCTTTAATCTACGTAACTTGGAGTTTCTTCTCTTTTTTAGTGGTTTCTGGATCTCATGATTCCTATATTTCAGCTTTTTAGTTTCTTTTCTAGCCAGTCTATCCGCCTCCTCGTTTGCCATTGTGAGCTCTAACCCACTTCCAATTAACGTCATGCTGTAAAGCAACTTCATCTAGCTCTTTCCATAATTCTATGTTTTTTACTGGGCTTTTATTCGCCGTCCTCCAACCATTTATCTTCCATTTGTTGATCCATTCTGTTATACCTTGTTTGATATAGAGGCTATAAGTATGTAAAATAACTTCGCAAGAAACTTTCAACACCTTTAGACCGTTAATCACAGCCTTTAACTCCATCTTGTTGTTCGTTGTGTTTTCTTCACCTCCAGAGATACGTTTCTTGATAAAGACACTTTTATTTTCATACATAACTACAGCAGCCCAGCCTCCTGGACCAGAGAACAAGCTCCATCCGTATACCTTCTTTTTTTCGCCCATACTCACAGGATATGGATTTAACATAAATTTGCTACTGAAATATGTTGATATTGAGTTTCGGATTTTTTATTATGAAGGTGTGAGAGGTTAATGAACCTGTCCTCGCGATGTTAGGTAAATCGTAATTGAGCTTTTGGGCTCGTATTTTTATTAGGAGGTTAACCTCTCACACCAAAAATAAGTGTTTTTAAAGCTCTTTAATAGCTACTGAATCCATAAATTCATTTGCTGGGGTTTTTAGGCGCTTTATGAGGGGGTTATAAAAAGATCTATAAAGGACGTCTGAGATGCGTAGTAGCATTCTAGGGTCATCTATGAAGGTAGTTTTTTGCCAACTCTTGAAATTTAGCTAAATTTACCACTTTAATAGACTTCAGCATAAAAAGGTTGAATATTTCTTCAGAATTGTGTATAATTATTAATGCTTTTTAGGTACTCTTGCTATGGCTCTCTCGAAGTTTCTCAATCCAAAATTAGACTTAACCTTCAAAAAAGTCTTTGGTACCGAAAAAAATAAGAACATTCTTATTCACTTCCTCAATGATATCTTAGGATTTACCGGGATAGATATTATACAAGAAGTTGAGTTTCTTAGCGCCTATATGGATCCTGAAGTCGCCTCTGATAAACAAAGCATCGTTGACGTCCTTTGCAGGGATTCTAGTGGACTCAGATACGTGATTGAAATGCAGCTCGCTCGTGATAGAGGCTTTGAGAAACGTGCTCAGCTATATGCTGCTAAAGCTTATTTAAGGCAGGTTGGAAAAGGTGGCGAGTACATCGATTTAAAAACAGTATTCTTTATTGCTATTTCCGATAATACACTATTTCCTGAGGAGGTTGAGTATATTTCCACTCATAATATACGAGATATAAAAACCAACGGACATTACTTAAAAGACTTTCAGTTTGTCTTTATTGAGTTGCCTAAATTCGCAAAAAATAAAGTAGAGCGGCTAGAGAGTACAATAGAGCGCTGGTGCTTTTTTTTCAAGTACGCAGAAGATACTACAGATGAAGACCTAAGGGATATAGCAGAAAAATCGCCAATAATAAAGCTAGCATACGATGAATTAGACAAGTTTCGCTGGAATGAGAAAGATCTGATAGCGTACGAAGAAAGGATAATGGATCTGCGCAAAGAAGAAGGCATCCTCGCTCAAAAACTTGATGATGCTACTCAAAAAGGTAGACAAGAAGGCATCCAAATCGGTCATGAAAAAGGCAGAGCGGAAGGCAAGGAGGAAGGCATCCAAATCGGTCATGAAAAAGGCAGAGAAGCAGAGAAAATTGAGGTCGCAAGGAATCTACTTAAAGCAGGAGTTTCTATTGACATTATAACTCAAACTACTGGTCTTTCTGTTGATTATATTGAGAAAATTCAAGAAAAGAAGTTTTAGCCATAACGTTTTTTTATTAAACCCTTTATTCTAGATATTGCAATCCATTCTAATATCTGTACAATGCCTTTTTTATATAAATACTTAATAGGAGGGGTTAATGCCAACACAGAAAGAGCTTCGGGCTACGATGTCCAAAAAATTACAGGAAGCTGTTAAACATCCAGATCCAACAGTTGCTGCCGGGAGAAAGTCAGCTATCAAGAGATGGGTGGGAGTCCTTCAAGATAACTTTATGGAGCACATAAAATACTTTAAAGATGATAAGCTGAGGTTTTTGCATGAAGTGTTCCAAGATGAAGACTGCTGGTCAGGTATAAGATTAAATAATGCTGCTTTAGGTCAAAGGTTTACTGAAGAAAAAATAGGTGAAATAGATAATCCACTTTCAGAATATGATATAGCTTGTAGGTATTGCGTAGTAGATAAAATTCACCATCTCTTTCAAGAGCAGTTTGAATCTTACAAAGGTAGTTTTTCCTCGAATGCAGTTGATGGTTATGGTAACCCTGTAACTGACATATACATAAGAAACTCACTGTTGAACGGTATGAAAAGGGAAGATCCTGTATTAAGTTTCTGGATCGATAGAGAATCTGGGGGATTAAAGCAACCAAGTAACGCGTCAGAAGGTTTTGACAGTGCTGTAAAACTTGAATGGAGCGAAGGGGTAGAGTATTTTTATAATCATTTAAAAGAAGAAGATAAGGAAAAGAAACTTACAGAAGCTATTATTGCTCTTTCTCGTCCTCAATCTGTTGAGAAAGATGCTCCTATTTTAGATTTTTGTATAAATAAGATAGTCGATAAAGATACTCTTTTACAGAAATTGCTGCGGAAAGATAAGGGAGTATATTCCCTTCTTGCTGAATTAATAGAGTCATGTTTTTTTGATACGGTTCATGATTTGGTACAGTGCTGGTGTTATAAAGGCGTTTCAGCAGGAGGAGACTGTTCGGACAAGATATTCTCACAGCGAGACTATGAACTTTTTCTTTATTCACTTTCAAATGTGATGTTGAAAAATCCTGAGTTAAGTGTTCAAGCTAGATCCCTTATTATGGAGATTTGGAAATGTGAACGCTTTACTGAATACAGAGAGACCTCTGTTAATACTTCTAATTATACAGTTCCTATAAAGAGTGTACTTGGGGGATTAATCATTAATTGGAAACGAGAAGATGTTTGTAAGCCCGATAGGGAAATAGAGAAAGAAGAAATATTAGATATAATATCATTTGCTAAAAGTTGCTTTCCTGAAAAGTTTGACCTTTTTAAAGAAGTCATGATAGAAAACCTTAGAATATGTGGTAGGGAAGGAAAGAAGAAAGGTGTAGATTACGGCAAGTTTGCAGAAGAGTTATTTCTTCAGTTAGAGAAGGTAACTTTACCTTCTGTAGGTGATGGTCCTTGGAATAATTTGCGGTCTCAATCTAAGGTATCTTTGCCACTTGATGATGGCCCACAGTCTGAGTTTGAAGCTCCTAGTGTGAGTGGTATTTTTGGGTCTCATAAGAAAAGAAGAATCTAGTCTACTCATTAATGTAAGTGGTTTTTCTGGTCTTAGCAAATAGAGAGGTGCTTTGTGTCTTTAGTAAGAAGTTTAGTGGATGGAGATCTTGATGGTTTTAGACAAGAGTTTGAATCCTTTTTAGATCAATGTCCATCTTTCTTGCATTATGTGAATGCAGGTCGTTTTCTTCCTGTATTCTTTTTTAGTATGTTTGCTACTGCTCATGATGCAGGCATTTTGAATACAGATGAGAAAGTCTATTTTCGTTTTGATAATCATGGTATTGATACAGGTGGTAGAAATAGAAATACAGGAAACCTAAAAGTTGCTGTTTATCGTGACGGACAGCAAGTTGTCAGGTGTTACAGCATTTCTGATCGTCCTAATAGTGATGGGTTGAGGTTCAGTACAAGGGAGAGAGATTCTCTAGTACAAGAAATTATACGGCAAAATCCAAATTTAAGGGAAGAAGACCTAAATTTTGAGCAATACAAAGTATGCATGCATGGAAAGGGTAAGAGTCAGGGAGAGGCGATTGCAACAGTATTCGAGGTGATTCGTGAAAAAGATTCTCAAGGTAGAGATAGATTTGCTAAATATTCAGCGTCTGAGATTAGCCTTCTGAGGCATATAGAACGCAATAGGCTTAGGGGAATTAATGCGCCTGCGCCACGCAGTGTGTTGACAGTTAAGGAAATAGGAAGTATACGACTCAATCAAGATCAGAGAGTACAGCTTGGTCATTTGGTCAATTTTGTGCAAGTTGCACCAGGTCAGCAAGGGATTTTCAATTTTATGGAAGTGCTAGCAAGTAACCAAAGAATAAATGTAGAACGTGGAATAAATGAAGGAATTTTGCCATACATAACTCGAATCTATCGTAATTACCTAGGCAGCCTACAAAATGACATTCAAAATCGCAATCAAAAGTTTGAGAGTCACGGATTTTTCTTAGGTTTGTTAGCAAATTTTAGTCATCTCTACACAATAGATATTGACCTTGACTTGTCTCCTGGAAATTCATATGTTGCTTTTCTTGTACGTCATCAGGCAGAGAGAGAAAACATTCCTATCGTTATTAATGTTACTAGATGGAGGACATCGTCTGATATTGCATTAAACCGCGCTAGAGGTGATGCTAAAAGATTACATGCTTCTTCATTTATATCTATTCATACTGAATCAAGAAATGCTGTTTGTATTGGATTAAATTTTAATCTAAATATAGATCCTTTTAGTGTTGATACAGTAGAGTTTTTAGAGAATAGATTTCCTTTAGTACAAAGATTGTTTGAGTATATAGAAGATGAAGAGGTTGGAGAGAATATTAGAGATTTCTTACTTCAACATCTTCCTGGTGAAATACCAAGGAATGCAGAGAATTATAATAGAATATTTGATTGTATAACTGGTTTTGCTTTTGGGAGTAGTGC
This window encodes:
- a CDS encoding helix-turn-helix domain-containing protein — protein: MANISIRYKIAQKIRSWRLKRKYTIKDLADKTGINYHTLRRYELGVCSIPDEELQIIADALSVSLSDLLPRQKVLKENRCCDKTQWMSNFIAKTRGRKAIYALTKSIRAEEESAIKAARIRMAKNMLKAGFANDIIYRATGLSDDAYENKEEKSSRRSNKRDGMKKWRIIQGYTQEELAKELGVGGPQIHYYEQGSTMFGERLWEIARKLSVNAEDLALKSTGENCCEDEDTDSEGEKELLSWARELKKINNQESQDELDVWVEFLSQRRQIYKEKIDKVEGIKVANNLLMLGVSIDAISQVTGLSTEELESSDK
- a CDS encoding RadC family protein — encoded protein: MNNKNNSEKLIEKIERVLQSGGGSALFDREIVAVLLGAVHDRAQAQDVTKNLMDNCPGIGEILGREIDDLKMIDGMTEHAAAAIECVKEAYKRALREGLKRGPVMDSQEKLIEYVRVSIGFSAKEAVQIIYLDTQYRLIRDEVYFGTIDEVHLSERKVVKKALSMEAASIILAHNHPGGSLEPSEDDKVMTRELVSACQGVGIELEDHIIVTDKGYCSFKERELL
- a CDS encoding helix-turn-helix domain-containing protein, which encodes MTASNINSSRIKHTNATRYKIAQKVRSWRLKRKYTIKDLADKTGINYHTLRRYELGVCSIPDEELQIIADALSVSLSDLLPRQKVLKENRCCDKTQWMSNFIEKTRGRKAIYALTKSIRAEEESAIKAARIRMAKNMLKAGFANDIIYRATGLSVDEYENKEEKSSKRFNKRDGMKKWRIIQGYTQEELAKELGVGGPQIHYYEQGSTMFGERLWEIARKLSVNAEDLALKSTKENCCEDEDTDNEGEKELLSWARELKKINNQESQDELDVWVEFLSQRRQIYKEKIDKAEGIKVANNLLILGVSVDAISSITGLPAE
- a CDS encoding Rpn family recombination-promoting nuclease/putative transposase, giving the protein MALSKFLNPKLDLTFKKVFGTEKNKNILIHFLNDILGFTGIDIIQEVEFLSAYMDPEVASDKQSIVDVLCRDSSGLRYVIEMQLARDRGFEKRAQLYAAKAYLRQVGKGGEYIDLKTVFFIAISDNTLFPEEVEYISTHNIRDIKTNGHYLKDFQFVFIELPKFAKNKVERLESTIERWCFFFKYAEDTTDEDLRDIAEKSPIIKLAYDELDKFRWNEKDLIAYEERIMDLRKEEGILAQKLDDATQKGRQEGIQIGHEKGRAEGKEEGIQIGHEKGREAEKIEVARNLLKAGVSIDIITQTTGLSVDYIEKIQEKKF
- a CDS encoding cytoplasmic incompatibility factor CifA codes for the protein MPTQKELRATMSKKLQEAVKHPDPTVAAGRKSAIKRWVGVLQDNFMEHIKYFKDDKLRFLHEVFQDEDCWSGIRLNNAALGQRFTEEKIGEIDNPLSEYDIACRYCVVDKIHHLFQEQFESYKGSFSSNAVDGYGNPVTDIYIRNSLLNGMKREDPVLSFWIDRESGGLKQPSNASEGFDSAVKLEWSEGVEYFYNHLKEEDKEKKLTEAIIALSRPQSVEKDAPILDFCINKIVDKDTLLQKLLRKDKGVYSLLAELIESCFFDTVHDLVQCWCYKGVSAGGDCSDKIFSQRDYELFLYSLSNVMLKNPELSVQARSLIMEIWKCERFTEYRETSVNTSNYTVPIKSVLGGLIINWKREDVCKPDREIEKEEILDIISFAKSCFPEKFDLFKEVMIENLRICGREGKKKGVDYGKFAEELFLQLEKVTLPSVGDGPWNNLRSQSKVSLPLDDGPQSEFEAPSVSGIFGSHKKRRI